One genomic region from Desulfofalx alkaliphila DSM 12257 encodes:
- a CDS encoding 2-hydroxyacid dehydrogenase, whose product MKPKVYITRKIPDETLALISEVCEVALWEQEDLPVPYEVLEKAVVEVDGIYSLLTDNIDEALISKAKNLKVISNMAVGFNNIDLKAATARGIMVTNTPGVLTETTADLTFALLLATARRLVESSDFLREGKWKTWSPMLLTGQDVYGATLGIIGMGRIGEALAKRAKGFDMRIIYHNRNRKPAVEKELNAEYVDLDVLLKESDFVVIMTPFTPETVNLIGKRELSLMKKTAVLINTARGGIVNEKALYNALVKGEIWAAGLDVFEEEPVPLDNPLLSLPNVVALPHIGSASKKTRMTMANLAAENLLQALAGKTPPNLVNVDLLKG is encoded by the coding sequence TTGAAACCAAAAGTTTATATCACCAGAAAAATTCCCGATGAAACCTTGGCTTTAATCAGTGAAGTCTGTGAGGTGGCCCTATGGGAGCAGGAAGACCTTCCGGTTCCATATGAGGTGTTGGAAAAGGCCGTTGTTGAAGTGGACGGCATATACAGCCTGTTGACGGACAATATTGATGAGGCCTTGATCAGCAAGGCCAAAAATCTAAAGGTAATCAGCAATATGGCCGTTGGCTTTAACAATATTGACTTAAAGGCTGCCACTGCCAGGGGCATCATGGTAACAAATACGCCCGGTGTGTTAACAGAAACCACCGCTGACTTAACCTTTGCCCTGTTGCTGGCAACTGCCCGCAGATTGGTAGAATCATCGGACTTCCTGCGTGAGGGTAAATGGAAAACTTGGTCTCCGATGCTGCTTACCGGCCAGGATGTATACGGTGCCACCCTTGGAATTATCGGTATGGGGCGCATTGGGGAAGCACTTGCAAAAAGAGCCAAGGGCTTTGATATGAGGATAATTTATCATAATCGAAACCGGAAACCGGCTGTGGAAAAAGAACTGAATGCAGAATATGTTGACTTGGATGTATTGCTGAAGGAATCAGATTTTGTGGTTATAATGACGCCCTTTACACCGGAAACGGTAAATTTAATCGGCAAACGTGAATTATCCTTAATGAAAAAAACAGCCGTTCTCATAAATACTGCCCGGGGTGGAATTGTTAATGAAAAGGCTTTGTATAATGCCCTAGTAAAGGGCGAAATCTGGGCTGCCGGTTTAGACGTTTTTGAAGAAGAACCGGTTCCCTTGGATAATCCTTTGCTTTCACTGCCCAATGTAGTTGCCCTTCCGCACATTGGCAGTGCCAGTAAAAAAACAAGAATGACCATGGCTAATTTGGCAGCCGAAAATTTATTGCAGGCGCTGGCAGGCAAGACTCCACCAAACTTAGTTAATGTGGACCTTCTAAAGGGATGA
- a CDS encoding 4Fe-4S dicluster domain-containing protein, translating to MAHHTARASYKKLQERLNRFPQGAPPSETLYKILAVLFTEKEAQLVAQLPIKPFSAKKAARIWKMSEKEAQQILEQLTSRAILLDADYKGTTKYILPPPMAGFFEFALMRTRGDIDQKLLSQLFYQYLNEEEDFIKDLFFGSETRLGRVFVQERVLTNENAIHVLDYERASHVIKTAKHIGISMCYCRHKKEHLGTACNAPMDICMTFNNTAHSLIRHQFARRVDASEGLELLHMAYENNLVQCGENVRHDVSFICNCCGCCCEALVVAKKFGMLQPVHTTNFLPHINNKSCTGCGKCAQVCPINAINIEEISVAGKRTKKARVDENICLGCGVCVRNCSLGCISLKSRSRRVITPANSVHRVVLMAIERGKLQELIFDNQAFQSHRAMAAILSAILKLPPIKQLMASKQMKSVYLDKLIGRLSNK from the coding sequence ATGGCTCACCATACCGCTAGGGCCAGCTATAAAAAGCTGCAGGAAAGATTAAACAGATTTCCCCAAGGGGCACCCCCCTCCGAAACATTGTATAAAATACTGGCCGTTTTATTTACCGAAAAAGAGGCCCAGTTGGTGGCCCAATTACCCATCAAGCCCTTTAGTGCCAAAAAGGCAGCTAGAATATGGAAAATGAGCGAGAAAGAAGCCCAGCAAATATTAGAGCAATTGACCTCCAGGGCAATTCTATTGGATGCCGATTATAAGGGCACCACTAAATATATACTGCCGCCCCCCATGGCCGGCTTTTTTGAATTTGCCTTGATGAGAACCAGGGGGGATATTGACCAGAAGCTGTTAAGTCAGCTCTTTTATCAATATCTAAATGAGGAAGAAGACTTTATTAAGGATTTGTTCTTTGGCAGTGAAACCCGCTTGGGCAGGGTATTTGTGCAAGAGCGGGTCTTAACCAATGAAAATGCCATCCATGTGTTAGATTACGAACGGGCCAGCCATGTGATTAAGACCGCCAAACATATCGGTATAAGCATGTGCTACTGCAGGCATAAAAAAGAACATTTGGGTACGGCATGCAATGCCCCCATGGACATTTGCATGACCTTTAACAATACAGCCCATTCCCTTATTAGGCATCAGTTTGCCCGGCGGGTGGATGCGTCCGAGGGCTTAGAGTTGCTGCATATGGCCTATGAAAACAATTTGGTGCAATGCGGAGAGAACGTGCGACACGATGTAAGTTTTATTTGCAACTGTTGCGGCTGCTGTTGTGAAGCCCTGGTGGTGGCTAAAAAATTTGGCATGCTGCAGCCGGTGCACACCACAAACTTTTTGCCCCATATCAATAATAAGAGCTGCACCGGGTGTGGCAAATGCGCCCAGGTGTGCCCCATAAATGCCATTAATATAGAAGAAATTAGTGTGGCTGGGAAAAGAACGAAAAAAGCCCGGGTGGACGAAAACATTTGTCTGGGCTGCGGTGTATGTGTAAGGAATTGTTCCTTGGGCTGTATTTCGCTCAAGAGCCGAAGCCGGCGGGTAATTACCCCGGCAAACTCAGTGCACCGGGTGGTGCTAATGGCCATAGAGAGGGGCAAACTGCAAGAGCTGATATTTGATAACCAAGCTTTTCAAAGCCACCGGGCAATGGCCGCCATTTTATCAGCAATATTAAAGCTGCCGCCAATAAAGCAGCTTATGGCCAGCAAACAAATGAAGTCGGTGTATTTAGACAAATTAATTGGCAGACTGAGCAATAAATAG
- a CDS encoding DNA topoisomerase III yields MRKTLVLAEKPSVARDIARVLRCNQKGNGYLEGQKYIVTWALGHLVTLADPEAYDAKYSSWRMEDLPIIPPYFKLVVIKQSGKQFKTVSSQMNRKDVKDIVIATDAGREGELVARWIIEKARVKKPIKRLWISSVTDKAIVDGFNNLRDGKDYENLYASAVARSEADWLVGINATRALTCKYNAQLSCGRVQTPTLAMVLKRDEEIKNFKPRQYYGLVAVTDKLKLVWQHSKTKDTRIFDQHKCQEILNTLSNKNAQVTAVDKVNKKIHPPHLYDLTTLQRDANKFFGYSAKETLSIMQRLYEQHKLLTYPRTDSRYISTDMVDTLRDRVEACAHMGYAKLANQVLKNTLKAGRHFVDNSKVSDHHAIIPTEQGTYLDNLDDRERKIYDLVVKRFLAVFFPPFEYQQTTVRAVIGHENFVCRGKTVLAQGWKEVYDYNFEEDDGDGISEELLPPVKKGDSLKVLSVSQTTGETKPPEPFTEGSLLAAMENPVQYMAGESKDLIKTLGKTGGLGTVATRADIIDKLFNNFLIEKQGKHIYITSKGRQLLELVPEDLKSPALTAQWEQRLEAISKGALNKNKFINDMKAYAKAAVNEIKNSEGKFKHDNLTGNRCPICGKFLLEVKGKRGKMLVCQDRDCGHREGVSKTTKARCPNCRKMLELYGQGEGQIFVCGCGYREKLTAFNDRRKNEKSNVSKRDVQKFLQRQQKIEDEPINTALADALAKLKLK; encoded by the coding sequence ATGAGAAAAACACTGGTACTAGCTGAAAAACCATCGGTGGCCAGGGATATAGCCAGGGTACTGAGGTGCAATCAGAAAGGAAACGGCTACTTAGAGGGACAAAAATATATTGTTACCTGGGCCTTGGGCCATCTGGTGACGCTGGCTGATCCGGAGGCCTATGATGCAAAATACAGTTCTTGGCGCATGGAAGACCTGCCCATAATCCCACCGTATTTTAAATTGGTGGTTATTAAACAAAGCGGTAAGCAGTTTAAAACCGTAAGCAGCCAAATGAACCGCAAAGACGTGAAAGATATTGTGATAGCCACCGATGCGGGCAGGGAAGGGGAACTGGTGGCCCGGTGGATTATTGAAAAGGCCAGGGTGAAAAAACCCATTAAGAGGCTGTGGATTTCTTCGGTTACCGACAAGGCCATAGTTGATGGTTTTAACAACTTAAGGGACGGTAAAGATTATGAAAACCTATATGCCTCTGCTGTGGCTCGGTCTGAAGCTGACTGGTTGGTAGGGATTAACGCCACCAGGGCGCTGACCTGTAAATATAATGCCCAGCTTTCATGCGGCAGGGTGCAGACGCCTACCCTGGCCATGGTATTAAAAAGAGATGAAGAAATTAAAAATTTTAAGCCGCGGCAGTATTACGGCCTTGTTGCTGTCACAGACAAACTCAAGCTGGTTTGGCAGCACAGCAAAACAAAGGATACAAGAATTTTTGATCAGCATAAGTGTCAGGAAATTTTAAATACCCTGAGCAATAAAAATGCCCAAGTTACCGCGGTGGATAAGGTGAATAAAAAAATCCACCCGCCGCACTTATACGACCTAACCACCCTGCAGCGGGATGCCAATAAATTTTTTGGCTACTCGGCAAAGGAAACGCTGTCGATAATGCAGCGGCTGTACGAACAGCACAAGTTGTTGACTTACCCCCGCACAGATTCCAGATATATTTCCACTGATATGGTGGACACCCTAAGGGATCGGGTTGAGGCTTGTGCCCATATGGGGTACGCTAAACTGGCTAACCAAGTGCTGAAAAACACTCTTAAGGCAGGCAGGCACTTCGTTGATAACAGCAAGGTATCAGACCACCATGCCATTATTCCCACTGAACAAGGGACATATTTGGATAACTTAGACGACAGGGAAAGAAAGATTTATGACTTAGTTGTAAAAAGGTTTTTGGCGGTGTTTTTTCCGCCCTTTGAGTATCAGCAAACTACCGTTAGGGCAGTCATAGGCCATGAGAACTTTGTCTGCCGGGGTAAAACTGTACTGGCCCAAGGTTGGAAGGAAGTATACGACTACAACTTTGAAGAAGATGATGGGGACGGAATTTCAGAAGAATTGCTGCCCCCTGTGAAAAAAGGGGACAGCTTAAAGGTATTATCGGTATCGCAAACCACGGGTGAGACTAAGCCGCCGGAGCCCTTCACCGAAGGAAGTTTACTGGCTGCCATGGAAAATCCGGTTCAGTATATGGCCGGTGAAAGTAAAGACCTTATTAAAACCCTTGGTAAAACCGGGGGTTTAGGCACGGTGGCCACCAGGGCCGATATTATTGATAAGCTCTTTAATAACTTTTTAATTGAAAAACAAGGCAAGCATATTTATATTACTTCCAAGGGAAGGCAGCTATTAGAACTGGTGCCAGAGGATTTGAAGTCTCCGGCCCTGACTGCCCAATGGGAGCAAAGGCTGGAAGCTATCTCGAAGGGAGCCCTGAACAAAAACAAATTTATAAATGACATGAAGGCCTATGCCAAAGCCGCCGTCAATGAAATTAAAAACAGTGAGGGAAAATTTAAACATGATAACCTAACCGGCAATAGGTGCCCGATCTGCGGCAAGTTTTTATTAGAGGTGAAGGGCAAAAGGGGCAAAATGCTGGTCTGCCAGGATAGGGACTGTGGTCACAGAGAAGGCGTCAGTAAAACCACCAAGGCCAGGTGCCCAAACTGCCGTAAAATGCTGGAACTGTACGGCCAAGGTGAGGGACAAATATTTGTCTGCGGCTGCGGCTATCGTGAGAAATTAACCGCCTTTAACGACAGAAGGAAAAATGAAAAGAGTAATGTGTCCAAAAGAGATGTGCAGAAATTCCTTCAGCGGCAGCAAAAGATTGAGGATGAGCCAATAAACACTGCTTTGGCCGACGCCCTGGCAAAATTAAAACTCAAATAA
- a CDS encoding cold shock domain-containing protein → MQGTVKWFNAAKGFGFIESSEGEDIFVHFSAIQVDGFKTLEEGQRVEFDIVEGSRGYQAANVVPL, encoded by the coding sequence ATGCAAGGAACTGTAAAGTGGTTTAATGCCGCAAAGGGGTTTGGGTTTATTGAAAGCAGCGAAGGTGAAGATATTTTCGTTCATTTCTCAGCAATACAGGTGGATGGATTTAAAACTCTGGAAGAGGGACAAAGGGTTGAGTTTGATATTGTTGAGGGCAGTCGCGGTTACCAGGCAGCCAACGTGGTTCCGCTGTAA
- a CDS encoding PAS domain-containing sensor histidine kinase, with protein MSMAEMNAALLGNEIKELREKLRRAEEEEKKYRAIFEEAAIGISMNDLEGRQLEVNDYYCQLLGYSAQELKNLKYYDYTHPEDIAADEHKKRQMLEGKINSYQLEKRYIHKKGHVIWVLLSVSLIRDENGRPLYTIAQVQDITQRKQVENNLRLQKAKLEEQAQLLDLAHDSIIVRDVNDNIIFWNRGAEKRYGWSKEEVLGKNSHRLLKTQFPREKKEIMKELFSRGYWEGEVINTTRDGRRLVVATRSVVQRDDQGKAVAVLVIHNDITERVRIEEEISRLEKLNLVGEMAAGISHEVRNPIATVRGFLQILAEKEGCRQYANYFDMMIEELDRANSIITEFLTLGKKDKGSCMKLRNINDILQALTPLIQADALGMGKYINVELGKVPHLMLNSNEIRQVILNLCRNGLEAMEAGGKLTIRTYADSDHVVLAVQDEGKGIDPKVLNKLGSPFLTTKENGTGLGLSICYGIASRHDAKIDVDSGEKGTTFYFRFKRSLNNSRPLSKQ; from the coding sequence ATGAGTATGGCGGAGATGAATGCGGCGTTGCTAGGCAATGAAATTAAAGAATTGCGCGAAAAACTAAGAAGGGCTGAAGAAGAGGAGAAAAAGTACCGAGCAATCTTTGAAGAGGCGGCCATCGGTATTTCAATGAATGATTTAGAGGGGCGTCAATTGGAGGTTAATGACTACTACTGTCAATTGTTGGGCTACTCGGCCCAAGAGTTGAAAAACCTAAAGTATTACGACTATACCCACCCTGAGGACATCGCCGCCGATGAGCACAAAAAGCGGCAAATGCTTGAGGGAAAGATAAATAGTTATCAGTTGGAAAAACGCTACATTCATAAAAAAGGGCATGTGATCTGGGTGCTCTTAAGTGTGTCATTAATCCGCGATGAAAATGGCCGGCCTTTATATACCATTGCCCAAGTACAGGATATCACCCAACGCAAACAGGTGGAAAACAACTTGCGCCTGCAAAAGGCCAAATTGGAAGAGCAGGCCCAGTTATTGGACTTGGCCCACGACAGTATAATAGTGCGCGATGTGAACGATAACATCATTTTTTGGAACCGGGGGGCCGAAAAACGTTACGGCTGGAGTAAGGAAGAGGTACTCGGAAAAAACTCTCACCGGCTGTTAAAGACTCAATTTCCCAGGGAGAAAAAAGAAATAATGAAAGAGTTGTTTAGCCGTGGTTACTGGGAAGGTGAGGTTATTAATACAACCCGGGACGGGAGAAGGCTGGTGGTGGCCACTCGCTCGGTGGTACAACGGGATGACCAGGGCAAGGCTGTGGCGGTGCTGGTTATCCACAACGACATTACCGAAAGGGTGCGTATAGAAGAGGAAATAAGCCGTTTAGAGAAATTAAACCTGGTGGGTGAAATGGCTGCCGGCATCAGTCATGAGGTGAGAAACCCCATTGCCACTGTACGCGGTTTTTTACAAATACTTGCGGAAAAGGAAGGGTGCAGACAGTACGCAAATTACTTTGATATGATGATTGAGGAGTTAGACCGGGCCAACTCAATCATCACTGAGTTTTTAACCTTAGGCAAAAAGGATAAGGGCTCTTGTATGAAGTTACGGAACATTAATGACATCTTGCAGGCCCTAACCCCATTAATTCAAGCCGATGCCCTGGGTATGGGCAAATATATTAATGTTGAATTGGGAAAGGTGCCCCATTTAATGCTTAACAGTAACGAAATACGCCAGGTTATATTAAATCTTTGCCGTAACGGCTTAGAAGCAATGGAGGCGGGGGGCAAGTTAACCATTAGGACCTATGCGGACAGCGACCATGTTGTATTGGCAGTGCAAGACGAGGGTAAGGGTATTGATCCTAAGGTGCTAAATAAACTGGGCTCGCCGTTTTTGACCACCAAGGAAAACGGCACCGGGCTGGGCCTTTCCATTTGCTATGGTATTGCCAGCAGACATGATGCTAAAATTGATGTGGACAGCGGTGAAAAGGGCACTACCTTTTACTTTCGGTTTAAAAGGTCGCTTAACAACAGCCGGCCACTTTCAAAACAATAG
- a CDS encoding NAD(P)/FAD-dependent oxidoreductase — MKNYDVIVVGAGPAGIFTCYELILKSPGVKVLLIDKGRDIHKRVCPILQKKTAKCPPATTKKDHAGCEPACSITNGFGGAGAYSDGKFNITTEFGGWMTDYLPPSEVLQLIKYVDQINIKHGATSTASDPTTRAVKDIEKRGLGVGLKLLRAQVRHLGTEQNLEILKSIFNYLQNKVDMLFEREVADILIKTEGDKKIAAGVILQNGEQYYADKVVLVPGRDGNEWITKIFNKCNIEITNNQVDVGVRVETLDTIMEEINEHLYEGKFIYRSSTGITVRTFCSNPSGHVVIENHSGVMLANGHAYKDKKLASDKTNFALLVSHKFSYPFNKPIEYAKSISRLANDLSNGSVLLQRFGDILKGRRSTEKRIREGFIEPTLKEAVPGNLALVLPYNTMLSIIEMIKALDAVTPGIASDHTLLYGVEAKFYSARPKLNKNFETEVVGLYAGGDGAGITRGLAQAGACGVVIARDIAKKLS; from the coding sequence GTGAAAAATTACGATGTAATAGTAGTTGGTGCTGGTCCCGCCGGTATTTTTACATGTTATGAGTTGATCTTAAAGTCCCCTGGAGTAAAGGTACTGTTAATAGATAAGGGAAGGGATATCCATAAACGGGTATGCCCCATTTTGCAAAAGAAAACTGCCAAATGCCCACCGGCAACCACAAAGAAAGACCATGCCGGATGTGAACCGGCGTGTTCAATAACCAACGGTTTTGGCGGAGCCGGTGCTTATTCTGACGGAAAGTTTAATATCACCACTGAATTTGGTGGCTGGATGACTGACTATTTACCCCCATCAGAGGTTTTACAATTAATTAAGTATGTGGACCAAATTAATATAAAACACGGGGCCACCTCCACAGCCTCTGACCCCACCACCCGTGCGGTGAAGGACATTGAGAAAAGGGGCTTAGGCGTAGGCTTAAAACTATTGCGGGCCCAGGTAAGACACTTGGGTACTGAGCAAAACCTAGAGATTTTGAAGAGCATTTTTAACTACCTGCAGAACAAGGTCGATATGCTCTTTGAGAGAGAAGTGGCCGACATCCTCATCAAAACAGAGGGTGATAAAAAAATCGCCGCCGGCGTGATATTACAAAACGGGGAGCAGTACTACGCCGACAAAGTTGTGCTGGTGCCGGGCCGGGATGGCAACGAGTGGATTACCAAGATATTTAACAAATGCAACATTGAGATTACCAATAACCAGGTGGATGTGGGTGTCCGTGTAGAAACCCTGGACACCATTATGGAAGAAATTAATGAGCATTTATATGAAGGTAAGTTTATCTACCGCTCATCCACCGGCATTACGGTTAGAACCTTTTGCAGTAACCCATCCGGACATGTGGTAATTGAAAACCACAGCGGGGTAATGCTGGCCAATGGCCATGCTTATAAAGATAAAAAACTGGCCAGTGATAAAACCAACTTTGCCTTGCTGGTGAGCCATAAATTCTCTTATCCCTTTAATAAGCCAATTGAATACGCCAAATCAATTTCCAGATTGGCTAACGATCTGTCCAACGGAAGCGTATTGTTACAGAGATTCGGCGACATTTTAAAGGGCCGCAGATCCACAGAAAAGCGGATTAGGGAAGGATTTATCGAGCCCACACTGAAGGAAGCGGTGCCGGGCAACCTGGCATTGGTACTGCCCTACAACACAATGTTAAGCATCATAGAAATGATTAAAGCCCTTGATGCAGTAACACCGGGTATTGCATCGGACCACACCCTGCTCTACGGTGTGGAGGCTAAGTTCTACTCTGCCCGCCCCAAACTGAACAAGAATTTCGAAACAGAAGTGGTGGGCTTATACGCAGGCGGCGACGGGGCCGGTATCACCAGAGGTCTGGCACAGGCCGGAGCCTGCGGTGTAGTAATAGCCCGGGATATTGCCAAAAAGCTCAGTTAG
- a CDS encoding O-acetyl-ADP-ribose deacetylase: MNSVKERIKLVQEDITKLQVDAIVNAANSSLLGGGGVDGAIHRAAGPELLEECRGLKGCPTGQAKITKGYRLPARYVIHTVGPIWRGGNRGEDELLASCYRNSLALAVRHNIKTIAFPAISTGVYKFPLERACQIAVTEIKNFLEGNKEIEEVTLVAFGQHAYQAYEKILHELKD; the protein is encoded by the coding sequence ATGAACAGCGTTAAAGAACGAATTAAACTGGTACAGGAAGATATCACAAAATTGCAGGTGGACGCCATAGTTAACGCTGCCAACAGCTCCTTGTTGGGTGGCGGCGGTGTTGACGGTGCCATACACCGTGCAGCCGGGCCGGAGCTGCTGGAAGAGTGCCGCGGCTTAAAGGGCTGTCCCACCGGCCAGGCAAAAATCACCAAGGGATACAGGCTGCCTGCCAGGTATGTGATACACACGGTGGGCCCCATTTGGCGGGGCGGTAATAGGGGTGAAGATGAACTCTTGGCTTCCTGTTACCGAAACAGCTTGGCCTTGGCTGTGCGGCACAATATTAAAACCATAGCTTTTCCGGCCATTAGTACCGGGGTGTATAAGTTCCCCCTGGAGCGGGCTTGCCAAATTGCAGTGACCGAAATAAAAAATTTTTTAGAGGGCAATAAGGAGATTGAAGAGGTTACTTTGGTAGCCTTTGGTCAACATGCCTACCAAGCATATGAAAAAATTTTGCATGAACTTAAAGATTAA
- the rnk gene encoding nucleoside diphosphate kinase regulator: MPRTIYITNADKEKLQKLIDEEKEFNPSSREFIHNLEKELNSAKVVSSKEVPPDVITMNSKILLKDLDTDEEMTYTLVYPADADLLEDKISVLAPVGTALLGYKEGDIIDWPVPSGMARLKIEKILYQPEAAGDYQL, encoded by the coding sequence ATGCCCAGAACTATATATATCACTAACGCTGATAAAGAGAAGTTACAAAAGCTGATTGACGAGGAAAAGGAATTTAATCCCAGTAGCAGAGAATTTATTCACAATCTGGAAAAGGAATTAAATTCAGCCAAGGTGGTGTCTTCTAAGGAGGTTCCCCCCGATGTCATAACGATGAATTCAAAAATCTTATTAAAAGATTTAGATACCGATGAAGAAATGACCTATACACTGGTTTACCCTGCAGACGCAGACCTATTGGAAGACAAAATTTCAGTTTTGGCACCGGTGGGCACAGCACTTCTCGGCTACAAAGAAGGAGATATAATTGACTGGCCGGTCCCCAGCGGCATGGCAAGGTTAAAGATCGAAAAGATTCTTTACCAACCGGAGGCCGCCGGTGATTATCAATTGTAG
- a CDS encoding copper amine oxidase N-terminal domain-containing protein, which produces MRFKRPLIMVLTLVLCLALAMGAGAMNLSAKDALIGKIKVFDLGINPEFYNKSRGESNLEVEKFAGALAQGMPDFTGSKVDFIYYLDEPNKTMKLNLLTDFLGKQHSTDMYITEDKLILERALFDIVQQYLAPDQPMPFEPSTEYLYLPTKEMTSMWEQMQSYKQQTLPKEYIELMLFMIEAVPEQYFSIKGGHIIIELDQQGFEDTLINLLTKLEKETNRFVDILVKMNGTAFEEMGVSEEELRQEIINSISGMPKEEIIREVSTYVTIEKLYYQTPILPGGNSEFNLLVSYSDAEEMNLGSVEFVITADGAPENRSSDLNFTVCHKNIPSNLEVNFAWVQEYQYDDKQGTGKDKISVQAYETANNMAMLDVVVNINSVAEIDPHISLSAPQLTEENSLDLNELILTAIVEEIAAEDELILVVNGDIMITDINPYIKDNRTVAPVRFVAEELGGAVDWVEPNRVCITKGDKVIQMHIGENSFKVNGEDKSLDVVPFIEDGRTMVPVRFVAEQLGATVEMIGNQVHINY; this is translated from the coding sequence ATGAGATTTAAAAGACCACTAATCATGGTGCTAACCCTGGTATTGTGCCTGGCTTTGGCAATGGGCGCAGGGGCCATGAACTTATCGGCGAAGGATGCATTAATTGGCAAAATCAAGGTGTTTGACCTGGGTATTAACCCTGAGTTTTACAACAAGTCCAGGGGCGAATCCAACCTTGAGGTGGAAAAGTTTGCCGGAGCGCTGGCTCAAGGGATGCCTGATTTTACCGGATCTAAAGTAGACTTTATTTACTATCTGGACGAGCCCAACAAAACAATGAAATTAAATTTGCTAACTGACTTTTTAGGTAAACAACACAGCACTGACATGTACATCACAGAGGATAAATTGATTCTTGAAAGAGCATTGTTTGATATTGTTCAGCAGTACCTTGCTCCGGATCAGCCAATGCCCTTTGAACCAAGCACAGAGTATTTGTATTTACCCACCAAAGAAATGACCAGCATGTGGGAGCAAATGCAAAGCTATAAACAGCAAACATTGCCTAAGGAATATATTGAATTAATGCTCTTTATGATTGAAGCGGTGCCTGAGCAGTATTTCAGCATAAAGGGCGGCCATATAATAATTGAACTGGATCAGCAGGGATTTGAAGACACACTGATTAACCTGCTGACAAAATTGGAAAAGGAAACCAATCGTTTTGTTGACATCCTTGTGAAAATGAATGGGACTGCCTTTGAAGAGATGGGTGTTTCTGAGGAAGAATTGAGGCAAGAAATAATTAACAGTATCAGTGGAATGCCCAAGGAAGAAATAATCAGAGAAGTCAGCACTTACGTAACCATTGAAAAGCTTTACTATCAGACTCCCATACTGCCCGGCGGCAACAGTGAGTTTAATTTACTGGTTAGTTACAGTGATGCTGAAGAAATGAATTTAGGCAGCGTTGAATTTGTTATCACCGCCGACGGTGCGCCGGAGAACCGGAGCAGCGATCTTAACTTCACCGTCTGCCACAAAAACATTCCGTCAAACCTGGAAGTTAACTTTGCCTGGGTGCAAGAATATCAATATGACGACAAGCAAGGAACAGGCAAGGATAAAATCAGTGTACAGGCCTATGAAACCGCTAACAATATGGCCATGCTGGATGTGGTGGTAAACATCAATTCAGTGGCTGAAATAGACCCCCACATATCACTGTCTGCACCTCAACTAACTGAAGAAAACAGTCTGGATCTCAATGAATTAATACTCACGGCTATCGTTGAAGAGATTGCGGCTGAAGATGAACTTATTTTAGTGGTTAACGGTGATATTATGATAACTGATATAAATCCCTATATCAAAGACAATCGCACCGTGGCGCCGGTGAGATTTGTAGCGGAAGAACTGGGTGGCGCCGTTGATTGGGTGGAACCAAACCGGGTGTGCATCACCAAGGGTGATAAAGTTATTCAGATGCATATCGGTGAAAATTCCTTCAAGGTCAATGGGGAAGACAAGTCTTTAGACGTGGTGCCCTTTATTGAAGATGGCCGCACCATGGTGCCGGTAAGATTTGTGGCTGAACAATTGGGGGCCACCGTTGAAATGATTGGAAACCAAGTGCATATTAATTATTAG